Proteins from a single region of Apium graveolens cultivar Ventura chromosome 7, ASM990537v1, whole genome shotgun sequence:
- the LOC141672380 gene encoding putative polyol transporter 4, which yields MMELQENGKGGNKYRRMDSVMIQEDAIDLTNGGFDQQQRTNNTKRYVIACAVFASLNSVLLGYDVGVMSGAIIFIKEDLKITEVQEEVLVGILSIISLLGSLIGGKTSDAIGRKWTMAFAAIVFQTGAAIMALAPSFKVLMLGRLFAGVGIGFGVMIAPVYICEIAPAVARGSLTSFPEIFINLGILLGYVSNYVFSGLPVHVNWRVMIAVGILPSAFIGCALFFIPESPRWLVMKHRIDDARLVLLKTIEDEREVEERLAEIQKAAGHGNADQYEEKAVWHELLHPSPGVLRMLITGCGIQCFQQITGIDTTVYYSPIIFQTAGISNKTKLLAATVAVGFTKTTFILVAIILIDKKGRKPLLYVSTIGMTICLFTLGLTLTFLENSKFGIAMAIVTVCGNVAFFSVGIGPICWVMTSEIFPLRLRAQASAIGSVGNRVSSGVVAMTFLSISETITMGGTFFGFSAISALAVAFVYKCVPETKGKTLEEIEMLFQNEEHWRGGVVELEDVEHLVQNQ from the exons ATGATGGAGTTGCAAGAAAATGGGAAAGGTGGCAACAAGTACAGGAGAATGGATTCTGTTATGATTCAAGAAGATGCTATTGATTTGACAAATGGTGGTTTTGATCAACAACAGAGAACAAATAATACCAAGAGATATGTTATTGCTTGTGCTGTTTTTGCCTCTCTTAATTCCGTGCTTCTTGGTTATG ATGTGGGGGTAATGAGTGGAGCCATTATATTTATTAAAGAAGATTTGAAGATTACTGAGGTGCAAGAAGAAGTACTTGTCGGAATCTTGAGCATAATATCACTTCTAGGTAGTTTAATCGGAGGGAAAACATCGGACGCAATAGGTAGAAAATGGACAATGGCATTTGCAGCAATTGTTTTTCAAACTGGAGCAGCTATAATGGCTTTAGCTCCTTCTTTCAAAGTACTTATGCTAGGTAGGCTTTTTGCTGGGGTTGGGATAGGCTTTGGAGTCATGATTGCCCCAGTTTATATTTGTGAGATAGCACCTGCAGTTGCGAGAGGCTCCCTAACCTCCTTCCCCGAAATTTTCATAAATTTGGGAATCCTTCTTGGTTATGTCTCGAACTATGTATTTTCAGGACTACCTGTCCATGTAAACTGGAGGGTCATGATTGCTGTTGGAATTCTTCCCTCAGCTTTCATTGGTTGTGCTCTCTTCTTTATCCCTGAGTCTCCCAGGTGGTTAGTAATGAAACATCGTATTGATGATGCAAGATTAGTGCTTTTAAAAACAATTGAAGATGAAAGAGAAGTGGAGGAAAGATTGGCAGAAATACAGAAAGCTGCAGGGCATGGAAATGCTGATCAATATGAAGAAAAAGCCGTCTGGCATGAACTGCTACATCCTTCCCCCGGAGTGTTAAGAATGCTAATCACTGGTTGTGGAATCCAGTGTTTCCAACAGATTACAGGCATTGATACAACTGTGTACTACAGCCCTATAATATTTCAGACTGCTGGGATATCAAATAAGACCAAGCTTCTTGCTGCAACTGTTGCAGTGGGGTTCACAAAAACAACATTCATATTGGTAGCTATAATCCTCATTGATAAAAAAGGAAGAAAACCCCTGCTTTATGTGAGTACAATTGGAATGACTATTTGTTTGTTTACTTTAGGGCTAACACTGACATTTCTGGAAAATAGTAAATTTGGAATTGCTATGGCTATTGTAACTGTGTGCGGAAATGTAGCTTTTTTCTCGGTGGGAATTGGACCGATATGTTGGGTCATGACATCTGAAATTTTCCCTCTAAGGCTTAGAGCTCAAGCATCAGCAATTGGTTCAGTTGGGAACAGGGTTAGTAGTGGCGTTGTTGCTATGACTTTCCTGTCTATTAGTGAAACTATCACTATGGGAGGAACATTCTTTGGCTTCTCAGCAATTTCAGCTCTCGCTGTTGCTTTTGTTTACAAGTGCGTTCCAGAGACAAAGGGGAAAACCTTAGAAGAAATTGAAATGCTTTTCCAGAATGAAGAACATTGGAGAGGTGGTGTAGTGGAGCTTGAGGACGTAGAACATTTAGTACAGAACCAATAA